A part of Saimiri boliviensis isolate mSaiBol1 chromosome 11, mSaiBol1.pri, whole genome shotgun sequence genomic DNA contains:
- the FAM43B gene encoding protein FAM43B gives MLPWRRNKFVLVEDEAKCKAKSLSPGLAYTSLLSSFLRSCPDLLPDWPLERLGRVFRSRRQKVELNKEDPTYTVWYLGNAVTLHAKGDGCTDDAVGKIWARCGPGGGTKMKLTLGPHGIRMQPCERGAPGGSGGRRPAHAYLLPRITYCTADGRHPRVFAWVYRHQARHKAVVLRCHAVLLARAHKARALARLLRQTALAAFSDFKRLQRQSDARHVRQQHLRAGGAAASVPRAPLRRLLNAKCAYRPPPSERSRGAPRLSSIQEEDEEEEEDYAEEREEGAPQRERPEVLSLARELRTCSLRGAPPPPPPAQPCRWKAGPRERAGQAR, from the coding sequence ATGCTGCCCTGGAGACGTAACAAATTCGTGCTGGTGGAGGACGAGGCCAAGTGCAAGGCGAAGAGCCTGAGTCCGGGGCTCGCCTACACGTCGCTGCTCTCCAGCTTCCTGCGCTCCTGCCCGGACCTGCTGCCCGACTGGCCGCTGGAGCGCCTGGGCCGCGTGTTCCGCAGCCGGCGCCAGAAAGTGGAGCTCAACAAGGAGGACCCGACCTACACCGTGTGGTACCTGGGCAACGCCGTCACCCTGCACGCCAAGGGCGACGGCTGCACCGACGACGCCGTGGGCAAGATCTGGGCTCGCTGCGGGCCGGGCGGGGGCACCAAGATGAAGCTGACGCTGGGGCCGCACGGCATCCGCATGCAGCCCTGCGAGCGCGGCGCCCCGGGGGGCTCCGGGGGTCGCAGGCCCGCGCACGCCTACCTGCTGCCGCGCATCACCTACTGCACGGCGGACGGGCGCCACCCGCGCGTCTTCGCCTGGGTCTACCGCCACCAGGCGCGCCACAAGGCCGTGGTGCTGCGCTGCCACGCTGTGCTGCTGGCGCGGGCGCACAAGGCGCGCGCCCTGGCCCGCCTGCTCCGCCAGACCGCGCTGGCAGCCTTCAGCGACTTCAAGCGCCTGCAGCGCCAGAGCGACGCGCGCCACGTGCGCCAGCAGCACCTCCGCGCGGGGGGCGCCGCCGCCTCGGTACCCCGCGCCCCGCTGCGCCGCCTGCTCAACGCCAAGTGCGCCTACCGGCCGCCGCCGAGCGAGCGCAGCCGCGGGGCGCCGCGCCTCAGCAGCATtcaggaggaggacgaggaggaggaggaggactacGCGGAGGAGCGCGAGGAAGGAGCCCCCCAGCGCGAGCGGCCGGAGGTGCTCAGCCTGGCCCGGGAGCTGAGGACGTGCAGCCTGCGGGgcgccccgccgcccccgccgcccgcgCAGCCCTGCCGCTGGAAGGCCGGCCCCAGGGAGCGGGCGGGCCAGGCGCGCTGA